The nucleotide window GGTGCGTGCGATCACAGATTCTTTGCGTCGCGAATTGCGCACCTTAGGCGTCAAAGTTGTACTGATCGAACCAGGCCCTATCAAAACAGACATTTGGGATAAGTCCATTCAAAGTAGTAGAAAGTTGGAAGCGAAGATTTCCCCGGAACTTCATCGTGTTTATGGAGAGGCTCTGGAGAATCTGGTCTTGGCCGTGGAAGACGTTGCAAAAAATGCGGTGCCGATATCTTTTGTGACCGAGAAAGTTGTTCGGGCTGTCGAGTTGGAAAATCCTTATCCCTACTATCTGGTGGGGAAGGGAATACATCTGCAGGCTCTGGTGTTGAGACTGATGCCTGTGCGTTGGTTGGATGCAATCTTTGCGCGCGGTTTTAGATTTCAGAAAACGGAAAAGAGGGCTTAAGCCCCCTTTTCATCAGCGATTTTAATGGTGCGTGAATTTATTTTTTATTTCATCGTACTTGTGCTCGACGGTCTCAGAGAGTTTTGCCATCCAGCCTTTGGCGGTTTCATCACTGATGTTCAGAGAGCTCATCATCGTATGCACTCTTTTGCTGGCTTCCTCATGTGAAATCCCGGTTCTTTCGCAAATCAAATTGATGAGATCATCTGGGCTCGACATGGCTTTTTTGATTTCATCATCAGAAAGATTTAAGTTGGCGAATTGGCTTTTCAAGGCATTGGAAATCTCTCCGATTTTTCCCTGAAACATTTGCGTGTCCATGGGGTCCTCCTTCTCGACTTTCATCGAGGTTCGTTGAATCACGGTTTCCTTTTAAGGGCACTCCTCTTGCAGTATTTCGTCAATATTGATGGTCAGTTTGTTTCAAAGATCATGGCGTTTTGTCGTCGAAAGCGTGCAGGATAAAAACGCATTTAGCGGATTTCTGACGCCAAAACTTTGACTGGCGTCAGAGAATTTTTGGATGGAAACATTTTCCTCACAGGCAAAAATTGCCTCTAATCAAATATGTTGGAACGCAATGTCGGCTGCTGGACCAGAGTCCTGTTGGCATTCGTGTTGCTTAAGATTTCGGTGAGGTTGGTCTGCGCAAAGGATTTGAGTAGACGCACAGTTCATGGAGGATGAAGAGTGGCTGAAGAAAAAGCGGCAGCAGAAGCGGCACCGGCAGCAAGCGGTGGATCTGGACAAAAGCCTATACTTCTTATTGCATTGGCAGTGATTAATATGCTCATCGTCGCTGGCGTAGGCTTCATGCTTTACAAAGGTAAGCAAAAAGAAGCCGCAGAACCAAAGATTGAACACGTCATTAAAGGTGAAGCGGAAGCTCAACACAAAGAAGCTACTGAAGAGAAGGAAGTGGTGGGCAAGGTTGTACCACTCGAAACCTTCATCGTGAATCTGGCGGGCGCCAAAGGCCGTAAGGTTGCGAAAGTAAACATGGAACTCGAACTTAAAGGGGACCATGCTGCGGAAGAGATCGACAAGCGCAAAGCGCAGATCCGCGACATCATTATCATTATCCTTTCGAGCAAGACGTATGAAGAAGTGTCTTCTCGCGAAGGAAAAGACAATCTAAGAAACGAAATTAAAGACACAATCAATTCTTTCCTGGTTCAGGGAAAGATTTCGAACGTGTTCTTCACAGAGTTTATCTATAACTAAGGCAGGACTATGAATCAGGTTCTTTCGCAAAGTGAAGTGGATGCTCTGTTAGCCGCCGTCTCCGATGGGGATGTGGCGTCTTCAGAAGCTCCCAAAGCTGAAGGTCAGTCCTCAAGCGGTTCCACCAAAATGGACGATCGCAAGATTGTTTCTTATGACCTGACCAGCCAAGACCGTATTATTCGCGGTCGTCTTCCGCAGTTGGAAGTTATTTACGAGAAATTCATGCGCGCATTCCGTGTCTCTTTGTCATCGGCTCTTCGCAAAATTGCGTCGATCACATTGACGGGGACGGAATTTTTGAAGTTTGGTGAGTTCATTAATACTTTGCCGATGCCAACTTGTATGAGCGTTTTGCGTTTCGGTAACCTGCGTGGTTCTGCGCTTTTCGTTATCGAGAGTAAATTGGCTTATGCATTGGTCGACAGCTTCTTCGGTGGAGCGGATCGTCCTTATACGAAAATTGATGGCAAAGACTTTACTCCGATTGAATTGCAGATCGTACAAAAAGTAGTGGGCTTGGCGATCAATGATATGGAAGCAGCCTGGGCATCCATTGAGAAAATCGGTTGTTCATTTGTTCGTACTGAAGTGAATCCCCAGTTCGTAGGTATCGTACCTCCAACAGACGTGGTCATTGCTTCGACTTTTGACGTTGAACTTGAGAATGCATCGGGCACGATTTCCATCGTGATTCCTTATGCGACGATCGAGCCTATCAAGCAAAAGCTTTCTACAGGCTTCCAGGTGGAGTCAGATCAAACAGACAAAAGACTTTGGACTTCAATCATTCAAGAACAACTTCTTGAGACTGACATGAACATCAAAGTGAATCTCGGCGAAACGGAAATCAAATTACGTGATTTGATGACCTTGAAAGTCGGGGACGTGATTCCACTCGATCAGGATGCATCAGGTGAGTTCGACGTTGAAGTTGAAAATGTTAAGAAGTTCAAAGGTTACTACGGAATACATCACGGTACTGTGGCGGTGCAAGTAACTCGCCCGGTAACTAAATAGAGACTAAATATAGAGAATGGGCAGGGGGATGAGATGACAGAAGATAAACTAGATGATTTGGCGGATCAGTTATTGGCGGAAGCGTCGGGCATGGCAGCAAGCCCTGCGGCTGGCAAGAAATCTGATGAATTGAGCGGCCAAAAAGACAGAAATTTGAATTTAATTCTCGATATTCCCCTCAAAGTGACGGTGGAGTTGGGTCGTACAAAAATGCCGGTCAGCGAATTAC belongs to Bdellovibrio svalbardensis and includes:
- a CDS encoding flagellar basal body-associated FliL family protein → MAEEKAAAEAAPAASGGSGQKPILLIALAVINMLIVAGVGFMLYKGKQKEAAEPKIEHVIKGEAEAQHKEATEEKEVVGKVVPLETFIVNLAGAKGRKVAKVNMELELKGDHAAEEIDKRKAQIRDIIIIILSSKTYEEVSSREGKDNLRNEIKDTINSFLVQGKISNVFFTEFIYN
- the fliM gene encoding flagellar motor switch protein FliM, translated to MNQVLSQSEVDALLAAVSDGDVASSEAPKAEGQSSSGSTKMDDRKIVSYDLTSQDRIIRGRLPQLEVIYEKFMRAFRVSLSSALRKIASITLTGTEFLKFGEFINTLPMPTCMSVLRFGNLRGSALFVIESKLAYALVDSFFGGADRPYTKIDGKDFTPIELQIVQKVVGLAINDMEAAWASIEKIGCSFVRTEVNPQFVGIVPPTDVVIASTFDVELENASGTISIVIPYATIEPIKQKLSTGFQVESDQTDKRLWTSIIQEQLLETDMNIKVNLGETEIKLRDLMTLKVGDVIPLDQDASGEFDVEVENVKKFKGYYGIHHGTVAVQVTRPVTK
- the fliN gene encoding flagellar motor switch protein FliN; translation: MTEDKLDDLADQLLAEASGMAASPAAGKKSDELSGQKDRNLNLILDIPLKVTVELGRTKMPVSELLNLTQGSVIELSKLAGEPMEVYVNDKLIARGEAVVINEKFGVRLTDVISPAERVEQLR